In Cynocephalus volans isolate mCynVol1 chromosome 16, mCynVol1.pri, whole genome shotgun sequence, the following proteins share a genomic window:
- the DUS1L gene encoding tRNA-dihydrouridine(16/17) synthase [NAD(P)(+)]-like isoform X1 has translation MPKLHGFEFWSCTLQRARHVVAPMVDQSELAWRLLSRRHGAHLCYTPMLHAQVFVRDANYRKENLYCEACPEDRPLIVQFCANDPEVFVQAALLAQDYCDAVDLNLGCPQMIAKRGHYGAFLQEEWDLLQRMILLAHEKLSVPITCKIRVFPEIDKTVRYAQMLEKAGCQLLTVHGRTKEQKGTLSGAASWEHIEAVRKAVAIPVFANGNIQCLQDVERCIQATGVQGVMSAEGILHNPALFEGRSPAVWELAEEYLDIVRQHPCPLSCVRAHLFKLWHHTLQVHQQLREELAKAKTLEGIAAVSQELKLRCQEEMAQQEGEKPAGGLPFFHWICQPYVRPGPREGSKENGSARSKRALEEEEGGADVLSKNKQKKQLRNPHKTFDPSLKPKYAKCDQCGNPKGNRCVFNLCRGCCKKRAFRETADCPGHGLLFKTKLEKSLAWKGAQPELQESQHTRPGAPGGISEVVGSALA, from the exons ATGCCAAAGCTGCACGGCTTTGAGTTCTGGAGCTGTACCCTGCAACGGGCCCGCCACGTGGTGGCCCCCATGGTGGACCAGAGTGAGCTGGCCTGGAGGCTGCTGAGCCGCCGCCATGGGGCCCACCTCTGCTACACGCCCATGCTGCACGCCCAGGTCTTTGTGCGGGATGCCAACTACCGGAAGGAGAATCTGTACTGTGAAGCGTGCCCTGAGGACCGGCCCCTCATCGTGCAG TTCTGTGCCAACGATCCAGAGGTGTTTGTCCAGGCGGCTCTCCTGGCCCAGGACTACTGTGATGCTGTCGACCTGAACTTGGGCTGCCCACAGATGATAGCCAAGAGAG GTCACTATGGTGCCTTCCTGCAGGAGGAATGGGACTTACTCCAAAGAATGA TTCTGCTGGCCCATGAGAAACTCTCTGTTCCCATCACGTGCAAAATCCGTGTCTTCCCGGAGATCGACAAGACCGTGAGGTACGCTCAGATGCTGGAGAAGGCCGGCTGCCAG TTGCTGACTGTGCATGGGCGCACCAAGGAGCAGAAGGGGACCCTGTCAGGTGCGGCATCCTGGGAGCACATCGAGGCTGTGCG GAAGGCTGTGGCCATCCCTGTGTTTGCCAACGGGAACATCCAGTGCCTGCAGGACGTGGAGCGTTGCATCCAGGCCACGGGCGTGCAGGGGGTCATGAGTGCAG agggcatcCTGCACAACCCTGCCCTGTTTGAGGGCCGGAGCCCTGCCGTGTGGGAGCTGGCCGAGGAGTACCTAGACATCGTGCGCCAGCACCCCTGCCCGCTGTCCTGTGTCCGTGCCCATCTCTTCAAGCTGTGGCACCACAC GCTGCAGGTGCATCAGCAGCTTCGAGAGGAACTCGCCAAAGCCAAGACCCTGGAGGGCATCGCTGCTGTGAGCCAGGAGCTGAAGCTGCGGTGCCAG GAGGAGATGGCCCAGCAGGAGGGAGAGAAGCCAGCTGGTGGCTTGCCGTTCTTCCACTGGATCTGCCAGCCCTATGTGCGGCCAGG gcccagggaggggagCAAGGAGAACGGCAGTGCCCGCAGCAAGCGGGCcctagaggaggaggagggaggcgcAGACGTCCTATCcaagaacaagcagaagaagcAGCTGAGGAACCCCCACAAGACCTTCGACCCCTCTCTGAAAC caAAATATGCAAAGTGTGACCAGTGTGGAAATCCAAAG GGCAACAGGTGTGTGTTCAACCTGTGCCGTGGCTGCTGCAAGAAGCGAGCCTTCAGAGAGACCGCGGACTGCCCAG GTCACGGATtgctttttaaaaccaaattGGAGAAGTCTCTGGCCTGGAAAGGGGCCCAGCCCGAGCTGCAGGAGTCTCAGCACACAAGGCCTGGGGCACCAGGTGGCATCTCTGAAGTTGTGGGCAGTGCTCTGGCCTAA
- the DUS1L gene encoding tRNA-dihydrouridine(16/17) synthase [NAD(P)(+)]-like isoform X2 codes for MPKLHGFEFWSCTLQRARHVVAPMVDQSELAWRLLSRRHGAHLCYTPMLHAQVFVRDANYRKENLYCEACPEDRPLIVQFCANDPEVFVQAALLAQDYCDAVDLNLGCPQMIAKRGHYGAFLQEEWDLLQRMILLAHEKLSVPITCKIRVFPEIDKTVRKAVAIPVFANGNIQCLQDVERCIQATGVQGVMSAEGILHNPALFEGRSPAVWELAEEYLDIVRQHPCPLSCVRAHLFKLWHHTLQVHQQLREELAKAKTLEGIAAVSQELKLRCQEEMAQQEGEKPAGGLPFFHWICQPYVRPGPREGSKENGSARSKRALEEEEGGADVLSKNKQKKQLRNPHKTFDPSLKPKYAKCDQCGNPKGNRCVFNLCRGCCKKRAFRETADCPGHGLLFKTKLEKSLAWKGAQPELQESQHTRPGAPGGISEVVGSALA; via the exons ATGCCAAAGCTGCACGGCTTTGAGTTCTGGAGCTGTACCCTGCAACGGGCCCGCCACGTGGTGGCCCCCATGGTGGACCAGAGTGAGCTGGCCTGGAGGCTGCTGAGCCGCCGCCATGGGGCCCACCTCTGCTACACGCCCATGCTGCACGCCCAGGTCTTTGTGCGGGATGCCAACTACCGGAAGGAGAATCTGTACTGTGAAGCGTGCCCTGAGGACCGGCCCCTCATCGTGCAG TTCTGTGCCAACGATCCAGAGGTGTTTGTCCAGGCGGCTCTCCTGGCCCAGGACTACTGTGATGCTGTCGACCTGAACTTGGGCTGCCCACAGATGATAGCCAAGAGAG GTCACTATGGTGCCTTCCTGCAGGAGGAATGGGACTTACTCCAAAGAATGA TTCTGCTGGCCCATGAGAAACTCTCTGTTCCCATCACGTGCAAAATCCGTGTCTTCCCGGAGATCGACAAGACCGTGAG GAAGGCTGTGGCCATCCCTGTGTTTGCCAACGGGAACATCCAGTGCCTGCAGGACGTGGAGCGTTGCATCCAGGCCACGGGCGTGCAGGGGGTCATGAGTGCAG agggcatcCTGCACAACCCTGCCCTGTTTGAGGGCCGGAGCCCTGCCGTGTGGGAGCTGGCCGAGGAGTACCTAGACATCGTGCGCCAGCACCCCTGCCCGCTGTCCTGTGTCCGTGCCCATCTCTTCAAGCTGTGGCACCACAC GCTGCAGGTGCATCAGCAGCTTCGAGAGGAACTCGCCAAAGCCAAGACCCTGGAGGGCATCGCTGCTGTGAGCCAGGAGCTGAAGCTGCGGTGCCAG GAGGAGATGGCCCAGCAGGAGGGAGAGAAGCCAGCTGGTGGCTTGCCGTTCTTCCACTGGATCTGCCAGCCCTATGTGCGGCCAGG gcccagggaggggagCAAGGAGAACGGCAGTGCCCGCAGCAAGCGGGCcctagaggaggaggagggaggcgcAGACGTCCTATCcaagaacaagcagaagaagcAGCTGAGGAACCCCCACAAGACCTTCGACCCCTCTCTGAAAC caAAATATGCAAAGTGTGACCAGTGTGGAAATCCAAAG GGCAACAGGTGTGTGTTCAACCTGTGCCGTGGCTGCTGCAAGAAGCGAGCCTTCAGAGAGACCGCGGACTGCCCAG GTCACGGATtgctttttaaaaccaaattGGAGAAGTCTCTGGCCTGGAAAGGGGCCCAGCCCGAGCTGCAGGAGTCTCAGCACACAAGGCCTGGGGCACCAGGTGGCATCTCTGAAGTTGTGGGCAGTGCTCTGGCCTAA